A region from the Microcella frigidaquae genome encodes:
- a CDS encoding Fic family protein — MDTDGILRGTPYLIEQDSDSQRAFLRHRDKSLGLRERATRLETAIRRQAKGVMKPFLRATRTDLVAESNVIEGYFWTKDEVREVILKNAELLDAPTRNLVESVKSDARVYEVLGLYKAHEIAEEWLTSYAPPTAAEVRELHRLILGDTYIAGRYKTGPNEIEGSNLQTAEPMDVGRLMLNLSDWWRAGSEDPVLTATVVHAWLVHIHPFMDGNGRLARVIANLELARNSYPPLVLRAQSDRAEYYAALAESDEGNILPLYKLFVRVMQRQVRLMSSPSYVDDLIEEPESRGVVDFPVLSVVSLT, encoded by the coding sequence ATGGACACCGACGGCATATTGCGGGGGACCCCGTACCTTATTGAGCAAGACTCTGATTCACAGCGGGCGTTCTTGCGGCATCGTGACAAGTCTTTAGGGCTACGGGAGCGTGCAACTCGACTCGAAACGGCTATTCGCCGACAAGCCAAGGGCGTCATGAAGCCGTTTCTTCGAGCCACTCGAACAGACCTTGTCGCAGAGAGCAATGTGATCGAGGGCTACTTCTGGACGAAGGATGAAGTCCGAGAAGTGATTCTTAAGAATGCCGAATTGCTTGACGCGCCGACGCGGAATCTTGTCGAAAGCGTGAAGTCGGATGCGCGTGTATACGAAGTCCTCGGACTTTACAAGGCGCATGAGATTGCCGAAGAGTGGCTGACTTCCTACGCGCCTCCCACTGCCGCCGAGGTGCGCGAGCTTCACCGACTGATCCTTGGCGATACCTACATCGCCGGTCGATACAAGACCGGGCCCAATGAGATTGAGGGTTCAAACCTGCAAACTGCGGAGCCTATGGATGTGGGACGTCTGATGCTCAATCTCAGTGATTGGTGGAGAGCAGGCTCCGAGGATCCAGTTCTCACTGCGACCGTCGTACATGCGTGGCTAGTGCACATCCATCCCTTCATGGACGGAAACGGCCGTCTCGCTCGCGTGATCGCCAATCTCGAGCTCGCTCGAAACTCCTACCCGCCGCTTGTACTGAGGGCGCAAAGCGACCGTGCCGAGTACTACGCCGCTCTTGCGGAGAGCGATGAGGGGAACATCCTGCCTTTGTACAAGCTGTTCGTTCGCGTCATGCAGAGGCAGGTCAGGTTGATGTCATCGCCGTCGTACGTTGATGACCTAATCGAAGAGCCTGAGTCCCGTGGGGTGGTGGACTTTCCGGTCCTGAGCGTCGTGTCGTTGACGTGA
- a CDS encoding IS481 family transposase, giving the protein MSKQEVLILAVTVQGLSYREAARVHGVSKSLVHKLHQRWLTEGEAAFTARSRAPRSQPARTPDAIRARVLQLRAQLTADGLDAGADTVCSLLAAEQVTLSRSTIWRILRSAEVIVPQPQKRPRSSWQRFTAEQPNELWQSDTTHWRLADGSEVEIIGWIDDHSRFVTHLSCHLRVTGRTVTDTFQQAAAVHGFPAATLTDNGNIFTTRFAGGLKARTSGNAFETLLALHGITQKNGKPYKPTTQGKIERFWQTLKKRLTMRPASSLEELQRELDEFVDHYNQHRPHRALNRRTPAFAYTLIPKAAPTQPDDPNIWRVRYDTIDAHGKVSLRFGNRMMHLGYGRGLARTAVIVLIHGLHAVTITPDGEVLAEHLIDPNKGYQAKT; this is encoded by the coding sequence GTGAGCAAACAGGAAGTGCTGATCCTCGCCGTCACCGTGCAGGGCCTGTCCTACCGCGAAGCCGCCCGCGTCCACGGGGTGTCGAAATCGCTGGTCCATAAGCTGCATCAGCGGTGGCTCACCGAGGGGGAGGCCGCGTTCACTGCTCGCTCGAGGGCACCGCGGTCGCAGCCTGCCCGCACACCCGACGCGATCCGCGCTCGCGTGCTGCAGTTGCGTGCGCAGCTCACTGCCGACGGCCTGGATGCCGGCGCCGACACAGTCTGCTCACTCCTGGCCGCCGAGCAGGTGACCCTGTCACGGTCGACGATCTGGCGCATCCTGCGCAGCGCCGAGGTGATCGTGCCGCAACCGCAGAAACGTCCCCGTTCCTCCTGGCAACGCTTCACGGCCGAGCAACCCAACGAGCTTTGGCAGTCCGACACCACCCACTGGCGCCTTGCCGACGGGTCAGAGGTGGAGATCATCGGTTGGATCGATGACCACTCCCGTTTCGTCACGCATCTGTCGTGCCACCTGCGCGTCACGGGCCGCACCGTCACTGACACCTTCCAGCAGGCGGCCGCCGTGCACGGGTTCCCCGCGGCAACGTTGACCGACAACGGCAACATCTTCACCACCCGCTTCGCCGGCGGCCTGAAGGCTCGCACCTCTGGCAATGCGTTCGAGACACTGTTGGCCCTGCACGGCATCACCCAGAAGAACGGCAAACCTTACAAGCCCACCACGCAAGGCAAGATCGAACGGTTCTGGCAGACGCTGAAGAAGCGCCTGACCATGCGGCCCGCCAGCAGCCTGGAAGAGCTGCAGCGTGAGCTGGATGAGTTCGTTGACCACTACAACCAGCACCGCCCGCACCGGGCGTTGAACCGACGCACGCCCGCCTTCGCCTACACGCTGATCCCGAAAGCAGCACCGACGCAGCCCGATGACCCAAACATCTGGCGGGTCCGCTACGACACCATCGACGCGCACGGGAAAGTCTCCCTGCGTTTCGGCAACCGCATGATGCACCTCGGCTACGGGCGAGGCTTGGCCCGCACCGCCGTGATCGTCCTCATCCACGGCCTGCACGCCGTCACAATCACCCCCGACGGCGAAGTGCTTGCCGAGCATCTGATCGACCCGAACAAGGGCTACCAAGCCAAGACGTGA
- a CDS encoding SCO7613 C-terminal domain-containing membrane protein, producing MSDATPDRAWAGRTVFPRSTAELRSTTTCPACLTPLTATVCTSCGLDLRHPAAADLATSSAAIADALDARLDLIGRIRRETAAAVFPAPEPAAAPAAAAAPAVPDRAVAAPAAAAQAAPARPAPAQPAPAPTGQAAGSARGRSGIQIALIVVGITLLSVFAVFGLVYAFVTYGADVRMAIIIGGTLATMIAAGALGRRGLRSTAEGVAVLGTVMLTLDAWALRLNEPEGLGATDPELYWGIALLIVGATAAAWARTSRLVAPGVAAAGILPVGAALLVGQMIDSATPVTGAGLFAGAIAGLVVAAVAGVAAPDQPGARRASAIVARSAGAVAAMIALAAMIDLDAGARFTPVLAGGLLTGATLLHVIALTRGPLAARRGASGALIGLDRATLAALGAGAALAAMVGAVVSAARFDQERVAVSAPLLAAVLVAVAAEQAWRRLPLSSAARTASAAATLTATALAALAGGLAAIVGAGAFLEAATQSLETLPLGPGDRVASVETATIAALGALAVSLGIIAAGWAALGVLVRRARALTAIAAVVIVAAVPLLPTWWLVLAVLALLAIGAAASVPAVQRIADADARRALLALCAPLSTGAAIGAVAISWAVPRGAGLGLAAALVAVALGRDAVRTPVVRAVATGGAAALVLVSAAPLVAELLVTVQGLTISRASTVIAVAAVIIVSAQLGRLSVMERHTAQTVAAGAAALAALIPDPAQPGGALPGGTLLDEAAALALGIAALALVGARGERMARVAARILLPFATALAVALAVRDLASGTLGPTSPGAASGLPPAEAAAAAALGALAVVAAASLMAASRPAAPDTGTPATATATATATATIVGAPDGAADDGGAHARRRRTLSELTSGPGSERRAGDLAVLVAALGTLSTGLSASAEGAAWVPLLLAALVVLVVAISRDGLVGAASPRRHLGWVALALAAAALWTRLAASDVTAPEPYTLPVTGALLLIAAAAHRAAGRRTAGASTAPARSVAPLVAAAAGLALLPSALHEPLTEPLRGALVAVVAIAALLGGMLAPARLAERLPGIGAALAAAGAATLALGSVGHALALTADATGAIDRQAAPLAGGALAHAVITVALPAALAVVGQLLGEGRVRDGVVGALLGSAAIAAVLLGQQGAVATVELVSVPVAVAALAVGALALAERPAARSWLWLAPGIVLLLGPSLLAIDGAGEPLWRAVAVGLVAAGVFVGGLVGRLQAPFVLGGAALLVHLLVQSWPLLAQVGRAVEWWLWLGLAGVLIVAVAARYERRLQNARDLARRISDLR from the coding sequence ATGAGCGACGCCACCCCCGATCGCGCCTGGGCCGGCCGCACGGTCTTCCCCCGCTCCACCGCCGAGCTGCGGTCGACGACGACCTGCCCGGCCTGCCTCACGCCGCTGACCGCGACCGTCTGCACCAGCTGCGGCCTCGACCTGCGGCACCCGGCTGCGGCGGACCTCGCGACCTCCTCGGCGGCGATCGCCGATGCACTGGATGCCCGGCTCGACCTCATCGGACGCATCCGCCGCGAGACCGCCGCCGCGGTGTTCCCGGCGCCGGAGCCCGCGGCGGCCCCGGCTGCTGCGGCAGCGCCGGCCGTGCCCGACCGCGCCGTCGCGGCTCCGGCCGCTGCCGCTCAGGCCGCGCCGGCTCGGCCTGCGCCGGCTCAGCCTGCGCCAGCTCCGACCGGGCAGGCGGCGGGATCCGCGCGGGGCCGCTCGGGCATCCAGATCGCCCTCATCGTCGTCGGCATCACGCTGCTCTCGGTCTTCGCCGTGTTCGGCCTGGTGTACGCCTTCGTCACCTACGGGGCCGACGTGCGCATGGCGATCATCATCGGCGGCACGCTCGCCACGATGATTGCGGCCGGCGCGCTGGGGCGGCGGGGCCTGCGGTCGACCGCCGAGGGCGTCGCGGTGCTCGGCACCGTCATGCTGACGCTCGATGCGTGGGCGCTGCGGCTCAATGAGCCCGAGGGCCTCGGCGCGACCGACCCGGAGCTCTACTGGGGCATCGCCCTTCTGATCGTCGGCGCGACCGCCGCCGCGTGGGCACGCACCAGCCGCCTCGTCGCGCCGGGGGTGGCGGCGGCGGGCATCCTGCCCGTGGGAGCCGCGCTGCTGGTGGGGCAGATGATCGACAGCGCCACGCCCGTGACCGGCGCGGGCCTGTTCGCGGGCGCGATCGCCGGCCTCGTCGTGGCCGCCGTCGCCGGCGTCGCCGCACCCGACCAGCCCGGCGCCCGGCGAGCGTCCGCGATCGTCGCCCGATCGGCGGGCGCGGTGGCCGCGATGATCGCACTGGCCGCGATGATCGACCTCGACGCCGGAGCGCGGTTCACCCCCGTGCTCGCCGGCGGCCTCCTCACCGGAGCGACCCTGCTGCACGTGATCGCTCTCACGCGCGGCCCGCTCGCGGCTCGCCGCGGGGCGAGCGGAGCCCTCATCGGCCTCGACCGTGCGACCCTGGCGGCGCTCGGTGCCGGTGCCGCCCTCGCTGCGATGGTCGGTGCCGTCGTCTCCGCCGCCCGGTTCGACCAGGAGCGGGTCGCCGTGAGCGCTCCCCTGCTGGCCGCCGTGCTCGTCGCCGTCGCCGCCGAGCAAGCCTGGCGACGACTGCCGCTCTCCTCCGCCGCGCGTACCGCCTCCGCCGCTGCAACCCTGACCGCAACGGCTCTCGCGGCTCTCGCGGGCGGCCTCGCCGCCATCGTCGGCGCCGGAGCCTTCCTCGAAGCGGCCACGCAGAGTCTCGAGACCCTGCCGCTCGGCCCCGGTGACCGCGTTGCCTCGGTCGAGACCGCCACGATCGCCGCCCTCGGCGCTCTCGCCGTGTCGCTCGGCATCATCGCCGCAGGCTGGGCCGCCCTCGGCGTGCTGGTGCGCCGCGCCCGGGCACTGACTGCGATCGCCGCGGTCGTGATCGTCGCGGCTGTGCCCCTCCTGCCCACCTGGTGGCTGGTGCTGGCCGTGCTCGCCCTGCTCGCGATCGGCGCGGCGGCCAGCGTGCCCGCCGTGCAGCGCATCGCCGACGCGGATGCCCGGCGCGCGCTCCTCGCCCTCTGCGCGCCGCTCAGCACGGGTGCGGCGATCGGCGCCGTGGCCATCAGCTGGGCCGTGCCGCGCGGGGCCGGCCTCGGACTCGCCGCCGCCCTCGTCGCGGTCGCGCTGGGGCGCGATGCCGTGCGCACCCCCGTGGTGCGGGCGGTGGCGACCGGCGGGGCCGCGGCGCTCGTGCTCGTCTCGGCCGCCCCGCTCGTCGCGGAGCTGCTGGTCACGGTGCAAGGCCTCACGATCAGCCGCGCCTCAACGGTGATCGCGGTCGCGGCCGTCATCATCGTCAGCGCCCAGCTCGGGCGGCTCTCCGTCATGGAGCGTCACACCGCGCAAACGGTCGCGGCCGGCGCGGCCGCGCTCGCCGCCCTGATCCCCGACCCGGCGCAGCCCGGCGGGGCGCTGCCCGGCGGCACGCTGCTCGACGAGGCGGCCGCACTGGCGCTCGGCATCGCAGCCCTCGCGCTCGTCGGGGCACGGGGTGAGCGGATGGCGCGGGTCGCAGCACGCATCCTGCTGCCCTTCGCGACCGCCCTCGCGGTCGCCCTCGCCGTGCGGGATCTCGCGAGCGGCACTCTCGGCCCGACGAGTCCCGGCGCAGCCTCGGGCCTCCCGCCCGCGGAGGCGGCGGCCGCCGCGGCTCTCGGAGCCCTGGCCGTCGTCGCCGCCGCGAGCCTGATGGCCGCGTCGCGCCCCGCCGCCCCCGACACCGGCACCCCCGCCACCGCCACAGCCACAGCCACAGCCACAGCCACCATCGTCGGCGCTCCGGACGGCGCTGCGGACGACGGTGGGGCACACGCCCGGCGCCGCCGCACTCTGAGCGAACTGACCTCCGGCCCGGGCTCCGAGCGTCGCGCCGGCGACCTCGCCGTACTCGTCGCCGCCCTCGGCACCCTCAGCACCGGGCTGTCGGCGTCCGCCGAGGGCGCAGCCTGGGTGCCGCTGCTGCTCGCCGCTCTCGTGGTGCTCGTCGTCGCGATCAGCCGCGACGGGCTGGTCGGCGCGGCCTCACCCCGACGGCACCTCGGCTGGGTCGCGCTCGCGCTCGCCGCGGCTGCCCTGTGGACGCGCCTCGCGGCGAGCGACGTGACCGCCCCCGAGCCGTACACGCTTCCAGTCACGGGCGCTCTGCTGCTGATCGCCGCGGCCGCCCACCGGGCCGCCGGGCGCCGGACGGCCGGCGCGAGCACCGCCCCCGCCCGCAGCGTCGCCCCGCTCGTCGCGGCCGCGGCGGGGCTCGCCCTCCTTCCCTCCGCGCTGCACGAGCCCCTGACCGAGCCGCTGCGCGGTGCGCTCGTCGCGGTCGTCGCCATCGCGGCGCTCCTGGGCGGGATGCTCGCCCCCGCCCGCCTCGCCGAGCGCCTGCCCGGCATCGGCGCAGCGCTCGCGGCCGCCGGCGCCGCGACCCTCGCCCTCGGCTCGGTCGGTCACGCCCTCGCTCTCACCGCCGATGCCACGGGGGCGATCGACCGGCAGGCCGCTCCGCTCGCCGGCGGGGCGCTCGCCCACGCCGTGATCACCGTTGCGCTGCCCGCCGCTCTCGCGGTGGTCGGCCAGCTGCTCGGCGAGGGGCGCGTCCGCGACGGCGTCGTGGGCGCGCTGCTCGGGTCCGCCGCGATTGCCGCGGTCTTGCTCGGCCAGCAGGGGGCCGTGGCGACGGTGGAGCTGGTGAGCGTGCCGGTCGCGGTAGCCGCGCTCGCGGTCGGCGCTCTCGCGCTCGCCGAGCGCCCGGCCGCCCGCAGCTGGCTGTGGCTCGCCCCGGGCATCGTGCTGCTGCTCGGCCCCTCGCTGCTCGCGATCGATGGCGCGGGAGAGCCGCTGTGGCGTGCGGTCGCCGTCGGGCTCGTCGCCGCCGGCGTGTTCGTGGGCGGCCTCGTCGGCCGCCTCCAGGCTCCGTTCGTGCTCGGCGGCGCCGCCCTGCTCGTGCACCTGCTCGTGCAGTCGTGGCCGCTGCTCGCGCAGGTCGGCCGTGCGGTGGAGTGGTGGCTCTGGCTCGGCCTCGCCGGCGTGCTGATCGTCGCCGTCGCCGCCCGCTACGAGCGCCGGCTGCAGAACGCGCGCGATCTCGCGCGCCGCATCAGCGATCTGCGCTGA
- a CDS encoding RNA polymerase sigma factor: MPEPVEPFVAVYSEHLPAVSRYLARRVARDDVDDLAADVFAIAWRKREQVAPGEELPWLYRIAAYQVANHRRRLAARASVLGLLAAPDSAPSAESLVTADAELARAWAAIGPRDREVLALVVLDDLPVSQAAVALGTSANAVSIRLHRAKKALAAALSAAHAESAPDSAEGERSTQPAT, translated from the coding sequence ATGCCCGAGCCCGTCGAGCCCTTCGTCGCCGTGTACAGCGAGCACCTGCCCGCCGTCAGCCGCTACCTCGCCCGCCGCGTCGCGCGCGACGACGTCGACGACCTCGCCGCGGATGTGTTCGCCATCGCCTGGCGCAAGCGCGAGCAGGTCGCACCGGGGGAGGAGCTGCCCTGGCTGTACCGCATCGCCGCCTACCAGGTGGCCAACCACCGGCGCCGCCTCGCCGCCCGTGCCTCGGTGCTGGGGCTGCTCGCTGCGCCCGACTCGGCGCCCTCGGCCGAGTCGCTGGTGACCGCCGACGCCGAGCTGGCCCGCGCCTGGGCGGCGATCGGCCCGCGCGACCGCGAGGTGCTCGCGCTCGTGGTGCTCGACGACCTGCCGGTGAGCCAGGCCGCGGTGGCGCTCGGCACCTCGGCCAATGCGGTGAGCATCCGTCTGCACCGCGCGAAGAAGGCGCTCGCTGCCGCGCTCAGCGCTGCGCACGCCGAGTCAGCGCCCGATTCTGCCGAGGGTGAAAGATCGACCCAGCCCGCGACATAG
- a CDS encoding IS256 family transposase, with protein sequence MALNQSALLQLLAELKLTDTTDRIRQMTERLYQELIDAEAASVIGAGPYERTAERVATRNGARLRTLSTTAGDLELRIPKLRAGSFFPSLLERRRRVDQALFAVVMEAYLHGVSTRKVDDLVKALGADTGISKSEVSRICAGLDATVAAFRDRSLSQIAYPYVFLDATYCKVRIDGRVVSQAVVVAIGITADGHRQVLGFDVGDSETEEFWKAFLRSLKARGLSGVKLVISDAHAGLKAAIAVVVQGAAWQRCRVHFMRNVLTVLPKGRQEMVASIIRTIFAQPDAEHIDAQFEEVARMIDRVHPKAAQMLHDARADVLAFKHFPARHWRQIWSTNPLERLNREIKRRTDVVGVFPNTASLLRLTGAVLIEQHDEWEAGDRRYFSEASMAELTATSSVEDAVMLPEITAA encoded by the coding sequence ATGGCCCTCAATCAGTCTGCCCTGCTTCAGCTGCTCGCCGAGCTGAAACTCACCGACACCACCGACCGCATCCGTCAGATGACCGAACGGCTCTACCAAGAACTGATCGACGCCGAAGCCGCGTCGGTGATCGGCGCCGGACCCTACGAGCGCACCGCCGAGCGCGTTGCGACTCGCAACGGGGCGAGGTTGCGCACCCTGTCGACCACTGCGGGAGATCTGGAGTTGCGGATCCCGAAGCTGCGGGCCGGCAGTTTCTTTCCGTCGTTGTTGGAGCGGCGCCGCCGGGTCGATCAGGCGCTGTTCGCCGTGGTGATGGAGGCCTACCTGCACGGCGTCTCCACCCGCAAGGTTGACGATCTGGTCAAGGCGCTCGGCGCCGACACGGGCATCTCGAAGTCCGAGGTGTCTCGCATCTGCGCCGGCCTGGACGCGACGGTTGCGGCATTCCGCGACCGATCCCTGTCTCAGATCGCCTACCCCTACGTCTTCTTGGACGCCACCTATTGCAAGGTTCGCATCGACGGGCGGGTGGTGTCTCAAGCGGTTGTGGTCGCGATCGGGATCACCGCTGACGGGCACCGTCAGGTGCTCGGCTTTGACGTGGGCGACAGCGAAACGGAGGAGTTCTGGAAAGCGTTCCTGCGATCGTTGAAAGCTCGAGGGCTTTCCGGGGTGAAGCTGGTGATCTCCGACGCGCACGCGGGTTTGAAAGCAGCTATCGCGGTGGTGGTGCAGGGAGCGGCCTGGCAGCGGTGCCGCGTGCATTTCATGCGCAACGTGCTCACCGTCCTGCCTAAGGGTCGGCAGGAGATGGTGGCCTCGATCATCCGCACGATCTTCGCCCAACCCGACGCTGAGCATATTGACGCGCAGTTCGAGGAGGTTGCTCGCATGATCGACCGCGTTCACCCCAAGGCTGCCCAGATGCTCCACGATGCCCGAGCCGACGTGCTGGCGTTCAAGCACTTCCCCGCCCGGCATTGGCGGCAGATCTGGTCGACGAATCCGCTGGAACGGCTGAACCGTGAGATCAAACGTCGCACCGACGTCGTCGGAGTGTTCCCGAACACTGCCAGCCTGCTGCGCCTGACCGGCGCCGTTTTGA
- a CDS encoding amidohydrolase: MIRAIRNARPLGGHEPIDLLIDDGVIVGILPAGLGGAELRGDELVEGEIDLEGRHVMPALWDEHVHMTQWAQHRRRIDLGGAESAAEAAAIVRSAIGSGEARDAVVVGVGFRDALWPDAPTAALLDQVSSDRPIVLISADVHCVWVNSAALVHFGVDGDSAEAHEGVLREDAAFALTSRLDSTTDDELDQWVADAAAEAARRGVVGIVDLEMRWNRDDWARRVARGFDALRVEFGVYPQHLDQAIALGLRSGTPVAGTVAVGPLKVITDGSLNTRTAYCCDPYPDAPAEPYGRLNVPPCDLHPLLARASEAGFDLAVHAIGDGANKLALDVFAKLGRGGRIEHAQLVHESDFGRFAALGVTASVQPEHAMDDRDVAEHYWSGRTGRAFALRSLLDAGARIVLGSDAPVAPLDPWQAIAAATSRSRDARPAFHPEQAITITEALTASTRTLVGLGEPADLIALDVDPLAADGDTLRRMPVALTMLGGRVTHHDRALSAGALATVGV, from the coding sequence ATGATCCGCGCGATTCGTAATGCGCGTCCGCTCGGCGGCCACGAGCCGATCGACCTCCTGATCGACGACGGGGTGATCGTGGGCATCCTGCCCGCCGGTCTGGGAGGTGCCGAGCTCCGCGGCGACGAGCTCGTCGAGGGGGAGATCGACCTCGAGGGCCGCCACGTCATGCCCGCCCTGTGGGACGAGCACGTGCACATGACCCAGTGGGCGCAGCACCGGCGCCGCATCGACCTCGGTGGCGCGGAGAGCGCGGCCGAGGCGGCGGCTATCGTGCGCTCCGCCATCGGCAGCGGCGAGGCCCGCGACGCGGTCGTCGTCGGCGTCGGCTTCCGCGACGCGCTCTGGCCCGACGCGCCGACCGCCGCCCTGCTCGACCAAGTGTCGAGCGACCGGCCGATCGTGCTGATCAGCGCCGACGTGCACTGCGTCTGGGTCAACAGCGCCGCCCTCGTTCACTTCGGGGTCGACGGCGACTCGGCCGAGGCCCATGAGGGCGTGCTGCGCGAGGACGCGGCCTTCGCCCTCACCTCGCGCCTCGACAGCACCACGGATGACGAGCTCGACCAGTGGGTCGCCGACGCCGCCGCCGAGGCGGCCCGGCGCGGCGTGGTCGGCATCGTCGACCTCGAGATGCGCTGGAACCGCGACGACTGGGCCCGCCGCGTCGCCCGCGGCTTCGACGCTCTCCGCGTCGAGTTCGGCGTCTACCCGCAGCACCTCGATCAGGCGATCGCGCTCGGCCTGCGCAGCGGAACCCCCGTCGCGGGCACCGTCGCGGTCGGCCCGCTCAAGGTCATCACCGACGGCTCGCTGAACACCCGCACCGCCTACTGCTGCGACCCGTATCCGGATGCTCCCGCCGAGCCCTACGGCCGCCTCAACGTTCCCCCCTGCGACCTGCACCCGCTGCTCGCCCGCGCGAGCGAGGCCGGGTTCGACCTCGCCGTGCACGCCATCGGCGACGGCGCGAACAAGCTCGCGCTGGACGTGTTCGCCAAGCTCGGGCGCGGGGGTCGCATCGAGCACGCGCAGCTCGTGCACGAGAGCGACTTCGGCCGATTCGCCGCGCTCGGCGTGACGGCGAGCGTGCAGCCCGAGCACGCGATGGACGACCGCGACGTCGCCGAGCACTACTGGTCGGGTCGCACCGGCCGCGCCTTCGCGCTGCGCTCGCTGCTCGACGCCGGCGCGCGCATCGTGCTCGGCTCCGACGCACCGGTCGCGCCGCTCGACCCGTGGCAGGCGATCGCGGCCGCCACGAGCCGCAGCCGCGACGCCCGCCCCGCCTTCCACCCGGAGCAGGCGATCACGATCACCGAGGCGCTGACCGCGTCGACGCGCACCCTGGTCGGCCTGGGCGAGCCCGCCGACCTGATCGCCCTCGACGTCGACCCGCTCGCGGCCGATGGCGACACGTTGCGGCGCATGCCGGTGGCGCTCACGATGCTCGGCGGACGTGTCACACACCACGACCGCGCGCTCAGCGCGGGCGCCCTCGCGACCGTCGGGGTCTGA
- the tig gene encoding trigger factor, which produces MVQSTVEKLSPTRVKIAITVTPDELKPSIQHAYKHIAESVNIPGFRKGKVPPPIIDQRVGRAEVLNHAVSEGLDTFYREAVADQKLRTLGRPSADITEWPSEKDFSGDLLVTIEVDVRPEFDLPKYDGLTIEVDAVDVTPDEVEAELENLRSRFGTLVTVDRPAAKGDFVQLDLVATVGGSTVDTASSISYELGSGELIEGIDDAVETLTAGEKTTFESKLLGGDHEGETAQIEVTVLSVKERELPEADDDFAQIASQFDTIGELRADLREQLLKQKSFGQGAQAREKLLEALLAKVEIPVPDSLVEAEVHRHLENENRLDDDVHRAEVTESTTTTFRNQIFLDALAEKEEVKVSQDELTQYLIQGAAQYGMEPGEFIKILDQNGQIPGMVGEVARSKGLSVALSKAKVVDANGKPVDLSAFTAAAVAPVTDAVEADDHAGHDHDDHEGHDH; this is translated from the coding sequence TTGGTCCAGTCCACGGTCGAGAAGCTCAGCCCCACGCGCGTGAAGATCGCCATCACGGTCACGCCCGATGAGCTCAAGCCGAGCATCCAGCACGCCTACAAGCACATCGCCGAGAGCGTGAACATCCCGGGCTTCCGCAAGGGCAAGGTGCCGCCGCCCATCATCGACCAGCGCGTCGGCCGCGCCGAGGTGCTCAACCACGCCGTCAGCGAGGGTCTGGACACGTTCTACCGCGAGGCCGTCGCCGACCAGAAGCTGCGCACGCTCGGCCGCCCGAGCGCCGACATCACCGAGTGGCCCAGCGAGAAGGACTTCTCGGGCGACCTGCTGGTGACGATCGAGGTGGATGTCCGCCCCGAGTTCGACCTGCCGAAGTACGACGGCCTCACGATCGAGGTCGACGCGGTCGACGTCACCCCCGACGAGGTCGAGGCCGAGCTGGAGAACCTGCGCAGCCGCTTCGGCACGCTCGTGACGGTGGATCGTCCGGCGGCGAAGGGCGACTTCGTGCAGCTCGACCTGGTGGCGACCGTCGGCGGCAGCACAGTCGACACGGCCAGCTCGATCTCGTACGAGCTCGGCTCGGGCGAGCTGATCGAGGGCATCGACGACGCGGTCGAGACGCTCACCGCGGGCGAGAAGACCACCTTCGAGTCGAAGCTGCTCGGCGGCGACCACGAGGGCGAGACCGCGCAGATCGAGGTCACCGTGCTGTCGGTGAAGGAGCGCGAGCTGCCCGAGGCCGACGATGACTTCGCCCAGATCGCCAGCCAGTTCGACACGATCGGCGAGCTGCGGGCCGACCTGCGCGAGCAGCTGCTGAAGCAGAAGTCGTTCGGGCAGGGTGCCCAGGCGCGCGAGAAGCTCCTCGAGGCGCTGCTCGCGAAGGTCGAGATCCCCGTTCCCGACTCGCTGGTGGAGGCCGAGGTGCACCGCCACCTCGAGAACGAGAACCGCCTCGATGACGACGTGCACCGCGCCGAGGTCACCGAGTCGACCACGACGACGTTCCGCAACCAGATCTTCCTCGACGCGCTCGCCGAGAAGGAGGAGGTCAAGGTCAGCCAGGACGAGCTGACGCAGTACCTCATCCAGGGTGCCGCGCAGTACGGCATGGAGCCGGGCGAGTTCATCAAGATCCTCGACCAGAACGGCCAGATCCCCGGCATGGTCGGTGAGGTCGCCCGCTCGAAGGGTCTCTCGGTCGCGCTGAGCAAGGCGAAGGTCGTCGACGCGAACGGCAAGCCGGTCGACCTGTCGGCGTTCACCGCCGCGGCGGTCGCCCCGGTCACCGACGCGGTCGAGGCCGACGACCACGCTGGTCACGACCACGACGACCACGAGGGCCACGACCACTAG